The sequence below is a genomic window from Anaerolineales bacterium.
TCCCTCCGGTCGGCGAGGTCATTTGCTTGTCCGAGTTAAAAGAATCCATTGTCCAATCCGCCTGCGCGCGGTCCCCGGTCCGGTATCCGGTTTGCGGTTGTGGGTGATCCCTTCCCCAGGTTCATCATACAAGATTTTCCGTGGGAAACGCGGTTTCATTACTTGTGTAATGGGGTTGCAAAACTCATGCCATTCAAGGGGTTCGGCTGGGGGTGGGAGTCCGGGTGCGGGTTTTGGTGGGGGCCGGTCCCCAATAATACGTGGGGGTATAGGTTGGCGTATCGATGGGGGTCGGGGTGAGAAAGGAATACGGCGAATACAATTCGCCCATAGCGGAAAACCAGTCCAGCCCGTCGTCGCAGACGAATTCCCAATACAATATGCCGAAGTAATACGTCCTCCACTCCGGATCGGAAGGGAGTCGGTGGAATCCAAACTCAGCGGCCAGCTGGGAGAAATCGACGAAATAGCCGACGGGAACCTCCGGATAGTACTGACCGCCGTTGTTAAACGCCGAGGGGGTTCCCGAAGTGCGGGCGTCGAAATCCCACGGCAGATCGCGCAACGGCTCGCCCAGGGTTCCGTTCTGCACGGCGGCGCGGATGTACAGCCGCCAGTAATCGGAGGCGCCGATCGGATCGGGCAGCACCACCAGCCAGCCTTTGGAGACGGCGGCGCGCGATACGGCAAAAGCCCGGCCCGTCCGCAGCCAGGAAAGGGATTGCTTGGGCGGCATGGGGGTATTGATGTCGATCACCGCGTTGTCCAGCGTGCCGAGAAAGTCCCATCCGGACTGTTCCTTGACGGCTGCGCGCAGGGCTTGAAAACGCTGGACGACGGCTGAGCTTAGTCGGGGATCCGGAGCGTTGACATCCAAATCCACAAGCTGGGCCGAGAGCGGGGTGCCGGCGGGCGGTTTTGTTGCGGCGGGCTCGGGGACATTCCCGGAAAGGGCGGATAGCCAAGCCGGGAGCGGGTTCGACAACGCGGCCGCGGACCAGGCCACCTTTCCGATCCTCCCTGCAAGCCGCAAGGCGGAAGGGGAGAGCACCTGCTGATTGGAGGGGGAAAACAGCAGATACGATTCCTCCAGCACCGGATGGAAAACCCCCGCCAGCCATTTACCGTCCGGACTCCATTCGGGACGCTCGCCTTGGCCGACCAGGAGCGGAGTGCTGACCGCCGCCGCCGTGGAGATCCGGTAGATCCATGAATAGCCGTTTTCCACCGCCGAATAGGCGAGGTCGATTCCGTCCGGAGAGAACGCCGGATGCCGTTCGTCAAGGTCCGGCGTGTTGGTCAGATTGAGGATCTGCTGGGTGTCCAGATTCAGCAGGTAGATGTCGGTGAAGCCCTCGGTGCGTCCGGTGAAGGCGATGGTCCGCGCCTGGGCGGACCACGTCGGTTCGAAAGACTCCATACCGTCCGGACCGGGCCACATCAGCGCCCGATCCTCGACGCGGAGGATGCTGATGCGCAGACGGCCGTTGATGCAGCGTTCAAAGGCCACTTGGCGGGAATCCGGAGACCATGCCGGATGGGCTTCGTATTCCGGGGAATTCGTCAGGCGCTGAATCGTCCCGGATTCCATATCCAGAACGTACAGGTCCCAGAACCCGTCCTTTTGCGAAGCGAAGGCCAGCGCTCGGCCGTCGGGCCGGAAGGCCGGATCACGGTCGTTGGCGTCGCTGGCGGTAATGCGGATCGGATTGGGCAAGCCCATCGGCCACAGCCAAAGATGGGAATATTCCTTTGTCCGAAGCGAAAAAGCCAGCATTCCTTGCTCCGAAAGCAGGGACGGCGGGGTGAATTCCATCCCGGCGAATTCGGTCGGGGTCGGCGAGCGGCCGCTTCCGGCGGGGGGGAGGGTGCCGGATCCTCCGCACGGATCGCAGGTGGGCGTCTCGCCGCTTTCCGGGGTGCAGAGGATTTTTTTGCAGGTCGACGTGGCCCATGGGGTCCCGGAAGCGTAGGGCACGGTGCGGGTCACGACGATCGGGGCGGCGCAGCCGGCGGCAAGCAATGCCACGATCGCGAATCCCGCCGCGCGCGGAGAAAGCCGGGAATGGCAATCCATGTTCGCATTATAACCCCGGACACTGTGTTAAAATACAAATCCCAGCGAGCGAGACGTCCGCCCGGCTCCGGAGGGTTGATGATCGAAGTGACCGTGGACAGGATTCAAGTGAACCTGGTGAACCAAACCCGGGTGGTGATCCTGCGCGAGGCGGAGGGTGAACGGTTTCTTCCGATCTGGATCGGACAGTTTGAAGCTGAAGCGATCGCGATGTTCCTCCAAGAGGTGGAGCCGGCCAGACCGATGACACACGATCTGCTAAAGAGCGTCCTCGGAGGGCTGGGCGCCCGCCTGGAACGGCTGGAGATCCACGACCTGCAGGACGACGTCTTCTACGCCCGCCTGATCGTCCGCATCGGCGAGAAACAGATCGAGATCGATTCGCGGCCGTCGGACGGGATCGCCGTGGCCATCCGCGCCCACGCGCCGATTTTCGTCGCCGAGGAAGTAATGGAGCGCGCCGCCGCGAAGCCGGAAGCCGACATCCGCGAACAGGGCCGCGGGGCGGCGCCGGAAGAGGGATCCTCAGACAAGCGGTTGGACGTGTTTAAGGATTTCATCCAGCGGCTGGACCGGAACGACAAACC
It includes:
- a CDS encoding bifunctional nuclease family protein, which produces MIEVTVDRIQVNLVNQTRVVILREAEGERFLPIWIGQFEAEAIAMFLQEVEPARPMTHDLLKSVLGGLGARLERLEIHDLQDDVFYARLIVRIGEKQIEIDSRPSDGIAVAIRAHAPIFVAEEVMERAAAKPEADIREQGRGAAPEEGSSDKRLDVFKDFIQRLDRNDKPPEEKPAG
- a CDS encoding PD40 domain-containing protein; the protein is MDCHSRLSPRAAGFAIVALLAAGCAAPIVVTRTVPYASGTPWATSTCKKILCTPESGETPTCDPCGGSGTLPPAGSGRSPTPTEFAGMEFTPPSLLSEQGMLAFSLRTKEYSHLWLWPMGLPNPIRITASDANDRDPAFRPDGRALAFASQKDGFWDLYVLDMESGTIQRLTNSPEYEAHPAWSPDSRQVAFERCINGRLRISILRVEDRALMWPGPDGMESFEPTWSAQARTIAFTGRTEGFTDIYLLNLDTQQILNLTNTPDLDERHPAFSPDGIDLAYSAVENGYSWIYRISTAAAVSTPLLVGQGERPEWSPDGKWLAGVFHPVLEESYLLFSPSNQQVLSPSALRLAGRIGKVAWSAAALSNPLPAWLSALSGNVPEPAATKPPAGTPLSAQLVDLDVNAPDPRLSSAVVQRFQALRAAVKEQSGWDFLGTLDNAVIDINTPMPPKQSLSWLRTGRAFAVSRAAVSKGWLVVLPDPIGASDYWRLYIRAAVQNGTLGEPLRDLPWDFDARTSGTPSAFNNGGQYYPEVPVGYFVDFSQLAAEFGFHRLPSDPEWRTYYFGILYWEFVCDDGLDWFSAMGELYSPYSFLTPTPIDTPTYTPTYYWGPAPTKTRTRTPTPSRTP